The following proteins are encoded in a genomic region of Nitratireductor sp. GISD-1A_MAKvit:
- a CDS encoding alpha/beta hydrolase yields the protein MPEVIFAGPAGRLEGRYQPSKEKNAPIALILHPHPHFGGTMNNKIVYDLFYMFQNRGFTTLRFNFRGIGRSQGAFDHGTGELSDAAAALDWVQSLHPDSKNCWIAGYSFGAWIGMQLLMRRPEIEGFMSISPQPNLYDFSFLAPCPSSGLIIHGDADKVAPPGDVQGLVDKLQSQKGITITQKTMPGVNHFYSDHTDELIAECSDYLDRRLRGELSEPRPKRLK from the coding sequence ATGCCTGAGGTCATTTTTGCCGGGCCTGCCGGACGTCTGGAAGGGCGGTATCAGCCGTCGAAGGAAAAGAATGCGCCGATCGCGCTCATTCTACATCCACATCCGCATTTCGGCGGCACGATGAACAACAAGATCGTTTACGATCTTTTCTACATGTTCCAGAACCGGGGCTTCACCACACTGCGTTTCAATTTCCGCGGTATCGGACGCAGCCAGGGCGCGTTCGACCATGGAACGGGCGAGCTGTCGGACGCGGCGGCAGCGCTCGACTGGGTTCAATCCCTGCATCCCGACTCGAAGAACTGCTGGATCGCCGGCTATTCCTTCGGCGCATGGATCGGCATGCAGCTTTTGATGCGTCGTCCGGAGATCGAGGGCTTCATGTCGATCTCGCCGCAGCCCAATCTTTATGATTTCTCATTCCTGGCCCCCTGCCCGTCTTCTGGGCTCATCATCCATGGCGACGCCGACAAGGTCGCACCGCCCGGAGATGTCCAGGGTCTGGTCGACAAGCTCCAGTCCCAGAAGGGCATCACAATCACCCAGAAGACAATGCCCGGCGTGAATCATTTTTATTCCGATCACACGGACGAGCTGATCGCCGAGTGCTCGGATTATCTCGATCGCCGTCTGCGTGGTGAACTGTCCGAGCCCCGTCCCAAACGCCTCAAATAG
- a CDS encoding nuclear transport factor 2 family protein, whose amino-acid sequence MKLHRTTTLLAATAFTVSAAIAQETSSLEEWFEALRTSDRQKISELLSSDAEIVLNDIGVVQTKQEFLASLDAWEDAAGDDTEIRYRLDEENGKSLMVTVCYDFPGNSVLTSEQFQIENHRIKRSEQSQIAENCDGFER is encoded by the coding sequence ATGAAACTGCATCGCACCACTACGCTTCTTGCCGCCACAGCCTTCACGGTTTCCGCAGCAATTGCTCAGGAAACCTCCTCGCTGGAGGAATGGTTCGAAGCCCTGCGAACATCAGATCGGCAAAAAATCTCTGAACTTTTGTCGAGCGACGCAGAAATCGTCCTCAATGACATTGGCGTCGTACAGACGAAGCAGGAGTTTTTGGCCTCGCTGGACGCATGGGAAGATGCGGCAGGAGACGACACGGAGATTCGCTATCGCCTCGACGAAGAAAACGGCAAGTCGTTGATGGTCACCGTGTGCTACGATTTCCCCGGAAATTCCGTTCTAACAAGCGAACAATTTCAGATTGAGAATCACAGGATCAAACGCAGCGAACAATCGCAGATCGCTGAAAACTGCGACGGTTTCGAGCGCTGA
- a CDS encoding cysteine desulfurase, with product MDQKVDTMRYDVEAVRRDFPILAREVYGKPLVYLDNGASAQKPQAVIDAITHAYSNEYANVHRGLHFLSNAATDAYEKARETVRRFLNAESTDQIIFTKSATEAINTVAYGHAMPNIGEGDEIALSIMEHHSNIVPWHFLRERHGAKLAWIPVDEEGVLTVEAFEKTLTDRTKLVAITHMSNVLGTVTPLKEIIQIAHERGIPVLVDGSQGAVHLPVDVQALDCDFYVCTGHKLYGPSGIGVLYGKKERLAAMRPFQGGGEMIEDVTLDNVTYNDPPHRFEAGTPPIVQAIGLGAALEYVEGIGREAIAAYEADLVQYAHEQLGKINSLRIFGNAPDKGAIVSFEIEGIHAHDVSMVIDRSGIAVRAGTHCAQPLLKHFGVTSTCRASFGMYNTRGEVDALAEALEKARRFFG from the coding sequence ATGGACCAGAAGGTCGACACTATGCGTTATGACGTTGAAGCCGTTCGCCGGGATTTCCCCATCCTGGCGCGCGAGGTCTACGGCAAGCCACTCGTCTATCTCGACAATGGCGCATCGGCGCAGAAGCCGCAGGCGGTGATCGATGCGATCACGCACGCTTACAGCAATGAGTACGCCAATGTTCATCGCGGTCTGCACTTTCTCTCGAACGCCGCCACGGATGCCTATGAAAAGGCTCGTGAAACGGTCCGGCGCTTTCTGAATGCGGAAAGCACCGATCAGATCATTTTTACCAAATCGGCCACCGAGGCGATCAACACGGTCGCCTATGGCCATGCGATGCCGAATATCGGCGAGGGCGATGAGATCGCCCTGTCGATCATGGAGCATCATTCCAACATCGTTCCCTGGCACTTCCTGCGCGAGCGCCATGGCGCGAAGCTTGCCTGGATCCCGGTCGACGAGGAAGGCGTGCTCACCGTGGAGGCGTTTGAGAAGACGCTCACCGACCGTACGAAGCTCGTCGCCATCACGCACATGTCGAACGTGCTTGGCACGGTCACGCCACTGAAAGAGATCATCCAGATCGCCCATGAGCGCGGCATTCCGGTTCTCGTCGATGGCAGCCAGGGGGCCGTGCATCTGCCGGTCGACGTGCAGGCGCTCGACTGCGATTTCTATGTCTGCACCGGGCACAAGCTTTACGGCCCTTCGGGCATTGGCGTGCTCTACGGCAAGAAAGAGCGCCTTGCCGCCATGCGCCCCTTTCAGGGAGGCGGCGAGATGATCGAGGACGTGACGCTCGACAATGTCACCTACAACGATCCGCCGCATCGCTTCGAGGCGGGTACGCCGCCCATCGTGCAGGCGATAGGCCTTGGCGCGGCGCTGGAATATGTTGAAGGCATTGGTCGCGAGGCGATTGCCGCCTATGAGGCGGACCTGGTGCAGTATGCGCATGAACAGCTCGGCAAGATCAATTCGCTGCGTATCTTCGGCAATGCGCCGGACAAGGGTGCGATCGTATCGTTTGAGATCGAGGGCATTCACGCGCATGATGTCTCCATGGTGATCGACCGGTCGGGCATCGCGGTCAGAGCAGGAACGCATTGCGCCCAGCCGCTCTTGAAACATTTCGGCGTGACCTCCACATGCCGTGCATCGTTTGGCATGTACAACACGCGCGGGGAGGTCGACGCCCTCGCTGAAGCGCTTGAGAAAGCGCGGCGTTTTTTCGGATGA
- the tyrS gene encoding tyrosine--tRNA ligase, which produces MTAFKSDFLRTLSERGFIHQTSDDSGLDELFRTETVTAYIGFDPTAPSLHAGGLIQIMMLHWLQQTGHRPVALMGGGTGMVGDPSFKDEARKLMTPETIAENIAGIKKVFANYLTFGEGPQDALMVNNADWLLEINYLEFLRDVGRHFSVNRMLSFDSVKLRLDREQSLSFLEFNYMILQAYDYVELNRRLGCRLQMGGSDQWGNIVNGIDLGHRMGTPQLYALTSPLLTTSSGAKMGKSADGAVWLNPEMLGAYDFWQYWRNTEDADVGRFLKLYTTMPLDEIARLAALQGAELNEAKKILATEVTAMLHGRGAAEEAAETARKTFEEGALAQSLPTIEVERSALEAGMGVLSLFVDAGLATSNGEARRHVKGGAVRLNDRPVSDERQTVTLSDVTAEGVVKLSLGKKKHVLLRPV; this is translated from the coding sequence ATGACTGCCTTCAAATCCGATTTCCTGCGCACGCTCAGCGAACGCGGGTTCATTCACCAGACCTCGGACGATTCGGGTCTCGATGAACTCTTCCGGACGGAGACGGTCACGGCCTATATCGGCTTTGATCCCACCGCGCCCAGCCTTCACGCCGGCGGGCTGATCCAGATCATGATGCTGCACTGGCTGCAGCAGACTGGCCACAGGCCCGTGGCGCTGATGGGTGGCGGAACAGGCATGGTGGGCGATCCGTCTTTCAAGGACGAAGCGCGCAAGCTGATGACGCCGGAAACGATTGCCGAAAACATCGCCGGCATCAAGAAGGTGTTTGCCAATTACCTGACCTTCGGCGAGGGCCCACAGGACGCCCTGATGGTCAACAATGCGGATTGGCTGCTTGAAATCAACTATCTCGAATTCCTGCGCGATGTGGGCCGCCATTTCTCGGTCAATCGCATGCTGTCGTTCGATTCGGTGAAACTGAGGCTTGACCGGGAGCAGTCGCTGTCCTTCCTGGAGTTCAACTACATGATCCTCCAGGCATACGATTATGTGGAGCTGAACAGGCGGCTTGGCTGCCGCCTGCAGATGGGCGGCTCCGACCAGTGGGGCAACATTGTCAACGGGATCGATCTTGGTCACCGCATGGGCACGCCGCAACTCTACGCCCTCACCTCGCCGCTGCTGACCACCTCGTCCGGCGCGAAAATGGGCAAGAGTGCCGATGGCGCGGTATGGCTCAATCCCGAGATGCTCGGTGCCTACGATTTCTGGCAATACTGGCGCAACACCGAGGATGCTGATGTAGGCCGCTTTCTCAAACTGTACACGACCATGCCACTTGACGAGATCGCCCGCCTGGCAGCGCTGCAGGGGGCCGAGCTGAACGAAGCGAAGAAGATCCTCGCCACCGAGGTCACAGCGATGCTGCACGGTCGTGGCGCGGCCGAGGAAGCGGCGGAAACCGCTCGCAAAACCTTTGAAGAAGGCGCGCTTGCACAAAGCCTGCCGACGATCGAGGTCGAACGGTCGGCGCTCGAAGCAGGCATGGGCGTTCTCTCGCTCTTCGTCGATGCAGGGCTTGCGACGTCGAACGGCGAGGCGCGCCGGCATGTCAAGGGTGGCGCGGTGCGCCTGAACGACAGGCCCGTGAGCGATGAGCGGCAGACGGTCACGTTGTCCGACGTCACCGCAGAAGGCGTCGTGAAGCTTTCACTGGGCAAAAAGAAACATGTGCTTCTGCGTCCGGTCTAA
- a CDS encoding DUF2867 domain-containing protein, whose protein sequence is MSEVGRAEAPTVLPGARFSDTFSAVSRQLVDANTALERGFGGFPGWVEALMRLRNRIVRPFGLKTPQQAVGQARKVIFPVLEQSPERVVLGTDDRHLDFRVILGTCELNEGRTRISCTTLVRPHNLAGWLYLGAVLPFHKLIVASTVRRMRA, encoded by the coding sequence ATGTCAGAGGTGGGACGCGCTGAAGCGCCAACCGTTTTGCCCGGTGCGCGATTTTCCGACACGTTTTCGGCAGTGTCACGCCAGCTGGTCGATGCAAACACTGCATTGGAGCGCGGTTTTGGTGGATTTCCCGGCTGGGTCGAGGCCTTGATGAGGCTGCGCAACCGGATCGTTCGGCCTTTCGGTCTGAAGACACCGCAACAGGCGGTCGGCCAAGCCCGAAAAGTCATTTTCCCGGTCCTTGAACAGTCGCCCGAGCGAGTGGTCCTGGGAACCGATGACCGGCATCTTGATTTTCGGGTGATTCTGGGGACCTGCGAACTGAACGAGGGGAGGACCCGTATCTCCTGCACAACGCTGGTACGCCCGCACAACCTTGCCGGTTGGCTCTATCTCGGCGCGGTTCTTCCGTTCCACAAGCTTATCGTGGCCTCGACAGTGCGTCGCATGCGCGCCTGA
- a CDS encoding IS481 family transposase, with protein MPWRESSVMEERLRFVARLLEGEGMSDVCREFGISRKTGYKILNRYRAEGLDALCDRSRRPVRYANQLPEQIEQLIVESKREKPHWGARKIRELLVRKLAGDVRIPAKSTVHAVLDRHGLVKRARLRRRMKAEGTPLSQATLPNDLWCADFKGEFKLGNGRTCYPLTVTDQDSRMILSCEALESTKEKPVIETFLRLFKERGLPGAMRTDNGLPFASPNGLYNLSKLSVFWLRLGIAIERIRPGHPQQNGRHERMHRTLKQETARPPGMNTLQQQARFDDFVSEFNQERPHEALNMKTPAQLYTPASRAYQGLPDVEYPFHDKDILVTACGRICMARKKINVSTVMAGQRLGIKEVDDGIWLISFMHYDLGYIDLEQRTLQTIDNPFGTRLSPMS; from the coding sequence ATGCCGTGGAGAGAAAGTTCGGTAATGGAAGAACGTCTACGTTTTGTCGCCCGCCTTCTGGAAGGAGAAGGCATGAGCGATGTGTGCCGGGAGTTCGGCATTTCGCGCAAGACCGGCTACAAGATCCTCAACCGCTACAGGGCGGAAGGTCTTGATGCGCTCTGTGATCGCTCACGGCGACCGGTGCGCTATGCCAACCAGTTGCCCGAGCAGATCGAGCAGCTGATCGTCGAGAGCAAGCGCGAGAAGCCGCACTGGGGTGCCAGGAAGATACGCGAGTTGCTGGTCCGCAAGCTGGCCGGCGACGTGCGCATTCCGGCCAAGTCCACGGTGCATGCGGTGCTCGACCGGCACGGTCTGGTCAAACGCGCGCGCCTCAGGCGGCGGATGAAGGCCGAGGGCACGCCGTTGTCGCAAGCCACTCTCCCGAACGATCTGTGGTGCGCCGATTTCAAAGGCGAGTTCAAGCTCGGCAACGGTCGCACCTGTTACCCCTTGACGGTCACCGATCAGGATTCGCGCATGATCCTTTCCTGCGAAGCCCTTGAGAGCACGAAGGAGAAGCCGGTCATCGAGACCTTCCTGCGCCTGTTCAAGGAGCGCGGTCTGCCGGGTGCGATGCGCACCGACAACGGTTTACCCTTTGCCAGCCCCAACGGGCTCTACAACCTGTCGAAGCTGTCCGTATTCTGGTTGAGACTGGGGATCGCCATCGAGCGCATCAGGCCGGGCCACCCGCAACAGAACGGACGCCACGAGCGCATGCACCGGACCCTCAAGCAGGAGACCGCACGGCCGCCTGGCATGAACACCCTTCAGCAGCAGGCCCGCTTCGACGACTTCGTCAGCGAGTTCAACCAGGAACGGCCACACGAAGCCCTCAATATGAAAACGCCAGCCCAGCTCTACACGCCTGCTTCAAGAGCCTATCAGGGGTTGCCGGATGTGGAATACCCCTTCCACGACAAGGATATCCTCGTCACCGCATGCGGTCGCATCTGCATGGCAAGAAAGAAGATCAACGTCTCGACCGTCATGGCCGGTCAGAGGCTTGGAATCAAGGAGGTGGATGATGGCATTTGGCTGATCAGCTTCATGCACTATGATCTGGGATATATCGACCTGGAGCAGAGAACATTGCAAACAATCGACAACCCGTTCGGCACGAGATTGTCACCCATGTCTTAG
- a CDS encoding DEAD/DEAH box helicase has protein sequence MTFSDLGLSQKVLSAVADAGYTQPTPIQAGAIPHALGGKDVLGIAQTGTGKTASFVLPMLTRLERGRARARMPRTLILEPTRELAAQVEENFVKYGKNHRLNIALLIGGVSFDEQEKKLERGADVLIATPGRLLDHFERGKLLLTGVDILVIDEADRMLDMGFIPDIERICKLIPFTRQTLFFSATMPPEITKLTQQFLQAPVRVEVSKPATTATNITQRFVKCGNKPWDKRDRLRKLIDAEGDTLKNAIIFCNRKSEVATLFRSLVRHEYDAGALHGDMDQRARMTMLENFRKGNLKLLVASDVAARGLDIPAVSHVFNFDIPTHADDYVHRIGRTGRAGRDGKAFTLITKADRKYMDSIEKLIGQDVEWLDGDLTTLQADEMSSTEEKRGRGSSRRTVKKDAETPESPEATQGSDRKARKEDIKSDNSERKGKPQSAEPRRENRRKSRDDDNTTVGFGDDVPAFMKIPVKT, from the coding sequence TTGACATTTTCCGATCTGGGCCTGTCCCAAAAGGTCCTTTCCGCCGTGGCCGATGCAGGCTACACGCAGCCCACACCGATCCAGGCAGGTGCGATACCGCATGCGCTGGGCGGCAAGGATGTGCTCGGCATCGCACAAACAGGCACCGGAAAGACCGCATCTTTCGTGCTGCCCATGCTCACGCGTCTGGAGCGCGGTCGTGCCAGGGCGCGCATGCCACGCACCCTCATTCTCGAACCAACGCGCGAACTCGCTGCTCAGGTGGAAGAGAATTTTGTAAAATACGGCAAGAATCACCGGCTCAACATCGCGCTGCTGATCGGCGGAGTTTCCTTCGACGAACAGGAAAAGAAGCTGGAGCGCGGAGCCGATGTCCTGATCGCGACCCCCGGTCGACTGCTCGATCATTTCGAGCGCGGAAAACTTCTTCTGACAGGCGTCGACATTCTCGTCATCGATGAAGCCGACCGCATGCTCGACATGGGCTTCATTCCCGATATCGAGCGCATCTGCAAGCTCATCCCGTTCACCCGGCAGACACTTTTCTTTTCGGCGACCATGCCGCCTGAGATCACCAAGCTGACCCAGCAGTTTCTTCAGGCGCCGGTTCGGGTGGAAGTGTCCAAACCTGCGACAACGGCAACGAACATCACCCAGCGTTTTGTCAAATGCGGCAACAAACCCTGGGACAAGCGTGACCGGCTGCGCAAGCTCATCGATGCAGAAGGCGACACACTCAAGAACGCCATCATTTTCTGCAACCGCAAGAGTGAAGTTGCGACCCTTTTCCGCTCGCTGGTCAGGCACGAATATGATGCCGGCGCCTTGCATGGCGATATGGATCAGCGCGCGCGCATGACGATGCTGGAGAACTTCCGCAAGGGCAATCTCAAGCTTCTGGTCGCCTCAGACGTTGCTGCACGCGGTCTGGACATTCCAGCGGTCAGCCATGTCTTCAACTTCGACATCCCGACGCATGCTGACGACTATGTCCATCGCATCGGTCGAACCGGACGTGCCGGACGCGATGGAAAGGCGTTCACGCTGATCACCAAGGCGGACCGCAAATACATGGATTCGATCGAAAAACTGATCGGCCAGGACGTCGAATGGCTCGATGGCGACCTGACCACGCTTCAGGCTGACGAGATGAGCAGCACAGAGGAAAAGCGCGGTCGCGGCAGCTCCAGGCGGACGGTAAAGAAAGATGCCGAGACGCCGGAAAGTCCGGAAGCGACGCAGGGCTCCGACAGGAAAGCGCGCAAGGAAGACATCAAGTCGGACAATTCCGAACGCAAGGGAAAGCCGCAGTCGGCAGAACCGCGGCGGGAAAACAGGCGCAAGTCACGGGACGACGACAACACCACCGTGGGCTTTGGTGACGATGTCCCCGCGTTCATGAAGATTCCGGTGAAGACCTGA
- the sufC gene encoding Fe-S cluster assembly ATPase SufC, which translates to MLEIKNLHARIAEDGTEIIRGLNLSVKAGEVAAIMGPNGSGKSTLSYILAGREDYEVTEGEILYNGESILEMDPAERAASGIFLAFQYPLEIPGVATMEFLKTAINAQRKVRGEEELKIPEMLKRVRTAADELDMSMDMLKRPLNVGFSGGEKKRAEILQMKLLEPKLCVLDETDSGLDIDALKIVADGVNALRSPDRTVLVITHYQRLLDYIVPDTVHVLYRGQVIKSGDKDLALELEKNGYAGVIDAAA; encoded by the coding sequence ATGCTTGAGATCAAAAACCTGCACGCCCGCATCGCCGAGGATGGCACCGAGATCATCCGGGGCCTCAACCTGTCCGTGAAGGCCGGTGAAGTGGCCGCGATCATGGGGCCAAACGGCTCCGGCAAGTCCACCCTGTCATACATCCTCGCGGGTCGTGAGGACTATGAGGTCACCGAGGGCGAGATCCTCTACAATGGTGAATCCATTCTGGAGATGGATCCGGCCGAGCGCGCTGCCTCAGGCATCTTTCTGGCCTTCCAGTACCCGCTTGAAATCCCCGGCGTTGCCACGATGGAGTTTTTGAAGACCGCCATCAACGCGCAGCGCAAGGTGCGCGGCGAGGAAGAGCTGAAGATCCCCGAAATGCTGAAGCGCGTGCGCACTGCAGCCGACGAACTGGACATGAGCATGGACATGCTCAAGCGTCCGCTCAATGTCGGTTTCTCCGGCGGCGAGAAGAAGCGGGCCGAAATCCTGCAGATGAAGCTTCTGGAGCCGAAACTCTGCGTTCTCGACGAGACCGATTCCGGTCTCGACATCGACGCGCTGAAGATCGTCGCCGACGGCGTAAATGCCCTGCGTTCGCCCGACCGCACCGTGCTGGTGATCACTCACTACCAGCGCCTCCTTGACTACATCGTCCCCGACACGGTTCATGTTCTTTACCGCGGCCAGGTTATCAAGTCTGGTGACAAGGATCTGGCGCTTGAGCTGGAGAAGAACGGATATGCCGGCGTCATCGACGCAGCCGCTTGA
- the sufD gene encoding Fe-S cluster assembly protein SufD, whose protein sequence is MNLHAQNTMTEAETALVDGYSSRFSDLPGDAEVTVRRDEALELLKQGLPTRRVEAWHYTDLRRLLSSVPEFKPVANAEAVSPLLDNALVLPVLNGTAHGRDAGPEGLTIATLADKLQEGALSAEWLTASDRFDAVGAINAAFVSDGYWLDLAEGAELDRPIELQNVHAGGQVHGRFVVNAAAGSKATIIERQTGAGDALASSVTHLDVADGADVFWILLQEQPDDAAYLGQFTASLGKNSSLTLFILNSGGKLVRQEVKVAARGEGSDFKLRGVNLLGGETHCDVTMVLDHLAPDTVSTETFRNVVTGKANGVFQGQIRVAKIAQKTDAKMACNTLLLSDEGGFSSKPELEIFADDVACGHGATVTDIEDEHLFYLMARGIDEKTARGLLVKAFVAEVIEELEDETVIEALEARLVDWFAEHG, encoded by the coding sequence ATGAACCTTCACGCTCAAAACACCATGACGGAGGCCGAGACCGCGCTGGTGGATGGCTACTCCAGCCGTTTTTCCGACCTGCCGGGCGATGCGGAGGTCACCGTACGTCGCGATGAGGCGCTCGAGCTTCTCAAGCAGGGTTTGCCCACGCGCCGCGTCGAAGCCTGGCATTATACCGATCTGCGCCGGCTTCTGTCTTCGGTTCCGGAGTTCAAACCGGTGGCCAATGCCGAGGCGGTTTCGCCGCTGCTCGACAATGCCCTTGTCCTGCCGGTGCTCAACGGCACCGCGCATGGCCGTGATGCGGGCCCCGAGGGTCTGACCATTGCCACGCTGGCCGACAAGCTGCAGGAAGGAGCGCTGTCTGCCGAATGGCTGACGGCCTCCGACCGTTTCGACGCCGTCGGCGCGATCAACGCGGCCTTTGTCTCTGACGGCTACTGGCTCGACCTCGCCGAGGGTGCGGAACTTGATCGTCCGATCGAGCTGCAGAACGTTCATGCGGGCGGTCAGGTCCATGGCCGCTTTGTCGTCAACGCAGCAGCCGGCTCAAAGGCGACCATCATCGAACGCCAGACCGGTGCCGGCGATGCGCTTGCATCTTCCGTCACGCATCTGGACGTTGCCGATGGCGCGGACGTGTTCTGGATTCTGTTGCAGGAACAGCCCGATGATGCTGCCTATCTTGGCCAGTTCACGGCTTCTCTGGGTAAGAATTCGAGCCTCACGCTCTTCATTCTGAACAGCGGCGGCAAGCTTGTTCGCCAGGAAGTGAAGGTTGCAGCGCGGGGCGAAGGTTCGGATTTCAAGCTTCGCGGCGTGAACCTATTGGGTGGCGAAACCCATTGCGACGTGACCATGGTGCTCGATCACCTGGCGCCCGACACGGTCTCCACCGAGACCTTCCGCAATGTCGTCACGGGCAAGGCCAATGGCGTGTTTCAGGGTCAGATCCGTGTCGCGAAGATCGCCCAGAAAACTGACGCCAAGATGGCCTGCAACACGCTGTTGCTTTCCGATGAAGGCGGGTTTTCGTCCAAGCCCGAACTTGAGATCTTCGCCGACGATGTGGCCTGTGGCCACGGCGCGACGGTGACCGATATCGAGGACGAGCATCTGTTCTATCTGATGGCCCGCGGTATTGACGAAAAGACCGCGCGCGGTCTGCTGGTCAAGGCATTCGTGGCCGAGGTCATCGAGGAGCTTGAGGATGAAACCGTGATCGAGGCGCTGGAGGCCAGGCTGGTCGACTGGTTCGCCGAGCACGGCTAA
- a CDS encoding SUF system Fe-S cluster assembly protein, translating to MTETPQQDTGQTGEGSSPQETEARTSSIPQEELARLTDDIVSALKTVYDPEIPADIYELGLIYKVDIEDDRSVKIDMTLTAPGCPVAGEMPGWVQNAVSTVEGVSDVEVTMVFDPPWTPDRMSEEAQFAVGWY from the coding sequence ATGACTGAAACACCGCAGCAGGACACCGGCCAGACGGGCGAAGGCTCATCCCCGCAGGAAACGGAGGCCAGGACGTCTTCCATCCCGCAGGAGGAGCTCGCACGGCTCACGGATGATATCGTCAGTGCGTTGAAAACCGTCTACGATCCCGAAATCCCGGCCGACATCTACGAGCTTGGTCTGATCTACAAGGTCGATATCGAGGATGACCGCTCCGTAAAGATCGACATGACGCTGACCGCGCCTGGCTGTCCGGTTGCCGGTGAGATGCCTGGATGGGTTCAGAACGCCGTGAGTACCGTGGAAGGCGTCAGCGACGTTGAGGTGACCATGGTCTTCGATCCGCCCTGGACCCCTGATCGCATGTCCGAAGAAGCGCAGTTCGCGGTGGGCTGGTATTGA
- the sufA gene encoding Fe-S cluster assembly scaffold SufA: protein MSRFQVMTMTDAAAKRVREIVAGREGATGVRVGIKKGGCAGMEYTVDLVTEADPKDDHVEHDGAHVYVAPEAALFLLGTELDFEVTRLRTGFTFNNPNQTSACGCGESIELKPADLKALAEARGTV from the coding sequence ATGAGCCGATTTCAAGTGATGACCATGACGGATGCAGCCGCCAAGCGCGTTCGCGAGATCGTTGCTGGCCGCGAAGGGGCGACCGGTGTGCGAGTCGGCATCAAGAAGGGCGGATGTGCCGGGATGGAATACACGGTCGACCTTGTCACCGAGGCCGATCCCAAGGACGATCATGTGGAACATGACGGTGCGCATGTTTATGTCGCGCCTGAGGCTGCCCTGTTCCTGCTTGGCACCGAACTCGATTTCGAGGTGACCAGGCTGCGCACCGGCTTCACCTTCAACAATCCCAACCAGACGTCGGCCTGTGGTTGCGGCGAATCCATCGAGTTGAAGCCTGCAGACCTGAAGGCACTCGCCGAAGCGCGTGGCACGGTCTGA
- a CDS encoding TrmH family RNA methyltransferase, protein MSDNQNSRTPKDSHYARLRRAHRDRAQQKSGNGNAAPRGGGDGDAGVRLYGLHTVKAALDNPERRIKSLRITRNAAARLELADTDTLPFPAHIVEPREIDRLVGTDAVHQGVLLEAAPLSPKPLGDLQGAALVLVLDQVTDPHNVGAIMRSAVAFGVNALVTTTRHSPAESGVLAKAASGALEHIDHLTVRNLAVALEDLSQAGFQTIGLDSDGPKQLESTFSSDRIALVLGAEGKGLRQKTRETVSALARLDMPGAIRSLNVSNAAAVSLYAANLYLEKKNGVPV, encoded by the coding sequence ATGAGCGACAATCAGAATTCCAGAACCCCGAAAGACAGCCATTACGCACGCCTCCGGCGGGCGCACAGGGACCGTGCCCAGCAAAAGAGCGGTAACGGGAACGCTGCCCCCCGCGGTGGCGGAGATGGCGACGCAGGCGTTCGCCTATACGGACTACACACGGTCAAGGCCGCGCTCGACAATCCCGAACGGCGAATCAAAAGCCTCCGCATCACCCGAAACGCGGCCGCAAGGCTCGAACTGGCGGATACGGACACCCTGCCCTTCCCGGCGCACATTGTAGAACCACGCGAAATCGACCGGCTGGTCGGCACCGATGCCGTGCATCAAGGAGTTCTTCTGGAGGCTGCCCCTCTCAGCCCAAAACCGCTCGGCGATTTGCAGGGAGCCGCACTCGTGCTTGTCCTCGATCAGGTCACGGATCCACACAATGTGGGTGCCATCATGCGTTCGGCCGTTGCCTTCGGTGTCAACGCGCTGGTTACGACCACGCGTCACAGCCCGGCCGAATCGGGCGTGTTGGCAAAGGCCGCATCGGGTGCGCTCGAGCATATTGACCATCTGACAGTGCGCAATCTTGCAGTTGCGCTGGAGGATCTTTCGCAGGCAGGCTTTCAGACAATCGGCCTTGATTCCGACGGCCCGAAACAGCTGGAAAGCACCTTCTCGTCAGACAGGATTGCTCTTGTGCTCGGCGCCGAAGGCAAGGGGCTTCGACAAAAGACACGCGAGACGGTCTCTGCGCTGGCAAGGCTCGACATGCCCGGTGCGATCCGCTCGCTAAATGTCTCAAACGCCGCCGCAGTCTCCCTCTACGCAGCAAATCTCTATCTCGAGAAGAAGAACGGCGTACCTGTCTGA